TCATTGGCAGGTGCTACAAATATGGTGCTTTTGATAATTTTTTTTGGGGTTAGTTTAAGTTTATTTAAAATTAAAATACAAGAATATAGCCGGGAAAAAAAATCAATGAAAAAAAAATTTTCTATTCCTTTAATTTTTCCTTTATTGGCTATTATGGGAAATCTAAGTATAATGTTTTTTTTACCATTTAAAAGTCAGCTTATTGCGTTTTGTGTTATTATTGCAGGTTTTATTGTATTACAAAGTTATAAGCGACTTTATAAATCATAATAATGCATTTATAATGCTTTCAGAAATTTCTATTCTAGTCTGGTAAAAAAGCCTCTTGTAAACCAATTTGTTAAAAATTGAGGTAATTCATTCATTAATTGTGTCGTTTGATCGCCAAAAATATTTGCTGTTTGGCTAAGGGCATTTTCAAATGGTTCATTTTTTTGAAGAAAATCAAGTAATGTATACTCCATTGGATCTAAGGTAAAACGCTGTATAGTGTTATTATGTCTTACAAGGAATAAATATTCTGGTTCGTGATTTAACTTAATTTGATCATTATTGGTACGAAACTCGCTTATATATTTATGAACTGCATAATCGAAGGATAACAATTCGGATGCTGCACGAAAAATAAATTTTTTGTTTAATAATTCTTCAGGATTAATTTGACTTAGCATTTGTGGGTCCAAAGAATTACTATCAGGTAAATAAAATACTTTGGTAATTGTACTTTCTAAAAGAGCTAAATTATAACCACCTTGGTCTTTTGACCAAGTACGAAAAAAATCAGCAAATTGTATAGAATAAAGATTCAAATCCCAATTTAAAGAAGGTGTGGCTAAAACAAACTCTTGTACTGCTTGGGTAAATAACTTTTCACCTAAATAATTTTTCAAGGTGGGATAATCTGCTTCTGTTACTTTATAAAGACGTTCGGTATAAGCATTGATATAAATAGATATTCTAGTTGATGATAAAAAATCATCTTTAGTTTTTTTTATTTCTGATAATATTTTATCTTTATTTTTTTCGATAATAGCTTGGTGTAGAATTTCAAGTTGATGCGTATAATTGGTCATAAATTTTTAACCCTATGACGTATTTTGTTAAGTTCTTCAAGTAAAATAGGGAAATCTGGGATATTATCATCCCATTCAACCATGGCACTATATAATCCTTTAGTTTTTAAGGTGTAATCAAATAAATCTAAAACAGGATCAGCTATATGATTGTCATGGGTATCGATGATATGCGTTTTTTTATGCGTAAATCCTGCTAAATGATATTGAATAATGAAGTCTGATAAAATTGTATCAATATATCTATATGGATCCCAATTATGATTAAAACTACTTACATAAACATTGTTAATGTCGAGTAAAATTTTACATCCAGTTTTAGAACATAGTTCATTTAAAAACTCTGGTTCACTTATTGTTGATCCGCCAAATTCAAGATATGATGATGCGTTTTCAAAGACAAAAGAACGTTGCAATGTATCTTGAATTTTGTGAATACGTGGAATGATATGGGCAAGTGCCTCTTCTGTGTAAGGTATGGGAAGCAAATCATGCGTATTATTATTGTGCATTGCTGTATAGCAGAGATGATCAGAAACCCAGGGTGCTTCCAAATAATCAGCAAGCTTTTTTAACCGCTGTAAATAATTTTGATCAAGCTTATCAATTGATCCAATTGAAAGAGATACACCATGCATAATAATGGGATAATCTTGACGTAAATCTGATAAATAGTCCCAATAACCTTGATGGGAATTTATATAATTTTCTGAAATAATTTCAAACCAATCAACATTAGGTTTTGTATCAATTATTTCTTGATAATGGGGATGACGAAGACCAAGGCCAAACCCAAGAAAAGTTTCTTTTGTCATTAAAGTAAATAAGAATGGCCTATAAATTTATATAGGCCATTCTATCAAAAATTAGCTTTTTAACATACCACCCATTTTGGTGCATTCGCCTTTATTAACCATCATCCAATCATTTGGGTCGTTATCTTTTGTTGCTTGGCCTGCACAAGAATGTGAACCATCAGCAGCTTTACATTCGTTTTTACCAGCTTTGGCAATACCATAACATTTTTCTTTGTTGGCATCACCAGCAGCATAAGTTGCAGTTGTAAGTGAACTGGCCATAATACCTGCTAATGCAGCAATAACAAGTTTTTTATTCATTGGATAACATTCCTTTTAAAATAAGTTAATTGTATATTATTATTTATAAAATATTTTATTTATGATTTCCTGTCAAAAGGATAATTGATTTTAATGAATTGATTTTATATAAATTTGGCAATTCATATATTTATGAACAGATATAATACTATTTATCTATAAATTGATAGATATTAACTATTATATTTGTTAACTAAATTAATAATAGTATGTATGATTAACTATGAGGGGAGATAAATATGATATCATGTTGTACTAATATTTATGGGTTGTATGTTAAAATAACAAAATATTTACAACCTTTTATGTTGCTTTTGGTTCGCCTATGGATAGCTCGTATATTTTTTCTTTCAGGTCTTACAAAGATACAAAATTTTGATAGTACGCTTATTTTATTTACCGAAGAATATAAGGTACCAATTTTATCCCCCTATTTAAGCGCAGTGTCAGCAACAACCTTTGAATTATTGTGCCCAGTTTTGCTTATTATTGGTTTTGCGTCACGTCTTACAGTTCTTCCATTATTAGCAATGACAGCAGTAATTCAATTTACCTATGACCAAAATATTCAACATTATTATTGGGCTATGCTCTTGGGCATAATCCTTGTTTTTGGTGCGGGTAAATTTTCTATAGATCACTATATCTGCTGTCATTTTAAAAATAATAAAAATTAAGATAAAACTTATATATTAATGTGCACTGCGTAACGAACCATTCCTTTTAGAGGATGATTTTTTACCATTTTTTTGTAAAGAAGGCATAATCTTTTTTGCTTTTGTTTTTGTTGAAGAAGCCTCTTTTTTATTCCAAAAAGAAGTGATCATCTTCTCTTCCCATGATACAGGAATGTTATTTTCCATTAATTCTTCTTTTCGGTCTAATAATTCTTGTCCTAACGCTTCGAAATCAATATCCATATTTTTTATATCAGGAAACATTTTATTTTCTTCTTCCCGAATATGATGTCTAATACTTTCAGCAAGTACTCTAACTTTTGCTTCATAATGCTCTTCATTACCGTTCATATTTTCTAATTCAGCAATAAGCAGTTTGGCAACATGATGCTCCTCATCGGCTTCATTCATTATGTCTTCTTCTGCTTCTTTGCGAACTGTAGGATAAAAAATTTCTTCTTCAATTGTTGCATGAACTTTTAATTCTTGAATTATAGTTGCTGCAATTTTCTTCTTTTCACGTAAACTATTTGCATCTTCAAAGTCATCGAAGAGATCCTTTACTTTTTGGTGATCTTCTTTAAGAATAGAAAGAGCGTGATCTTTTGATTCAAACATTTTTTTCTCCTAATAAATAATTGTTTAATATTCGTCGCGGTGTTTCCCACCAAGTGCGGCTGTAATACAGCCAATAAAAGCGCCAGCTATCATGGATAGAAAAGTAAAAAGGGAAAGATAAATAGCAGTCTTTCTTGCTTTTTCTGCACTTTCTTGAACTTTTGCTTTTGCTTCATTCAAACGCCCCATGACATCATCAATTCTCTGCGTTGCTTCTTCTGGGCTTATTCCTATACGTGATGCAACAAGATTTGCTAAATATGTTTTATCACCCTCAGGAATATTTCCTTCTTCTATACTACGTGTCAAAATGCGTGTGGTTTCTTGCCGAACATCTTGTCCTACATTTGTATTTGATTGGGTTGTACGGAATAAACTATCAACATAGTAATTTTTGGATTCATTTTCTGTATTACCTACATTCATTGCATTTTGTAGTG
This window of the Alphaproteobacteria bacterium genome carries:
- a CDS encoding DUF2282 domain-containing protein, yielding MNKKLVIAALAGIMASSLTTATYAAGDANKEKCYGIAKAGKNECKAADGSHSCAGQATKDNDPNDWMMVNKGECTKMGGMLKS
- a CDS encoding DUF692 domain-containing protein, translated to MTKETFLGFGLGLRHPHYQEIIDTKPNVDWFEIISENYINSHQGYWDYLSDLRQDYPIIMHGVSLSIGSIDKLDQNYLQRLKKLADYLEAPWVSDHLCYTAMHNNNTHDLLPIPYTEEALAHIIPRIHKIQDTLQRSFVFENASSYLEFGGSTISEPEFLNELCSKTGCKILLDINNVYVSSFNHNWDPYRYIDTILSDFIIQYHLAGFTHKKTHIIDTHDNHIADPVLDLFDYTLKTKGLYSAMVEWDDNIPDFPILLEELNKIRHRVKNL
- a CDS encoding DoxX family protein; protein product: MISCCTNIYGLYVKITKYLQPFMLLLVRLWIARIFFLSGLTKIQNFDSTLILFTEEYKVPILSPYLSAVSATTFELLCPVLLIIGFASRLTVLPLLAMTAVIQFTYDQNIQHYYWAMLLGIILVFGAGKFSIDHYICCHFKNNKN
- a CDS encoding hemerythrin domain-containing protein — protein: MFESKDHALSILKEDHQKVKDLFDDFEDANSLREKKKIAATIIQELKVHATIEEEIFYPTVRKEAEEDIMNEADEEHHVAKLLIAELENMNGNEEHYEAKVRVLAESIRHHIREEENKMFPDIKNMDIDFEALGQELLDRKEELMENNIPVSWEEKMITSFWNKKEASSTKTKAKKIMPSLQKNGKKSSSKRNGSLRSAH
- a CDS encoding DNA-binding domain-containing protein encodes the protein MTNYTHQLEILHQAIIEKNKDKILSEIKKTKDDFLSSTRISIYINAYTERLYKVTEADYPTLKNYLGEKLFTQAVQEFVLATPSLNWDLNLYSIQFADFFRTWSKDQGGYNLALLESTITKVFYLPDSNSLDPQMLSQINPEELLNKKFIFRAASELLSFDYAVHKYISEFRTNNDQIKLNHEPEYLFLVRHNNTIQRFTLDPMEYTLLDFLQKNEPFENALSQTANIFGDQTTQLMNELPQFLTNWFTRGFFTRLE